The Dioscorea cayenensis subsp. rotundata cultivar TDr96_F1 chromosome 7, TDr96_F1_v2_PseudoChromosome.rev07_lg8_w22 25.fasta, whole genome shotgun sequence genome includes a region encoding these proteins:
- the LOC120264844 gene encoding nardilysin-like isoform X1 produces the protein MGSCSPDDLVIKSPADRRLYRVLHLANGLTALLVHDPEIYPDGDDSGDRDGGSDEEMVEGDEEYDDDDDDDDDDGGDDDDGEDFDEEEEEEEPRDPKKRKKGDSRTKKAAAAMCVGMGSFSDPPKAQGLAHFLEHMLFMGSLGFPDENEYDSYLSKHGGSSNAFTETEFTCYYFEVNREYLKGALQRFSQFFISPLVKVEAMEREVQAVDSEFNQVLQSDSCRLLQLHCHTASPDHPFNRFYWGNKKSLVDAMESGVNLREEILQLYRQNYHGGVMKLVVIGGESLDILQDWVTELFCNVKSGQSVSTIYRNDLPTWKAGKLYRLEAVKDVHVLDLTWTLPCLHKEYLKKPEDYLAHLMGHEGKGSLLYFLKAKGWATALSAGVGEEGMRRSSIAYIFVMSIHLTDAGLDMLYEVIGAVYQYIKLLQQSSPQECIFKELQDIANMEFRYSEELRQDEYASELAENLFFYSEEHVIYGDYAFEQWAPELIDHVLSFFSPENMRIDVLSKSFDKQSQVIQHEPWFGSQYIEEDLPESLFKLWSNPPNIDPSLHLPSKNEFIARDFSLRNANANKNLAGGDHPKCIIDKPFIKLWYKIDTTFNVPRANAYFLIALKDGYHTSKNSVLAELFMNLLKDELNDILYQAGVAKLDTSLSIIADKLELKLYGFNDKLSILLSKILSLCRSFSPKPDRFEVIKEDMERAFRNTNMKPLSHALYLRLQILRETFWDIDDRLSCLAGISLPDLLAFVPNLLSQLHIEGLCHGNLSEEEVKAIADIFANAFLVQPLPMELRHQGRVLCLPSAAKLMRNVRVKNELEVNSVIELYFQIEQDIGNEATRLRAITDLFSSVIDEPYFNQLRTKEQLGYVVECGPRMTYRVLGFCFRVQSSEYSPLYLHERVCHFISGVQELLDGLDDESFEHHRSGLIAEKLEKEPSLACETGNYWTQIVDKRYQFDMLKLEAEEIKTIQKTDVVKWYNTYLRPSSPKCRQLAIHVWGCNTNLEEAQIPANSWQLIEDIASFKSSSEFYPFLC, from the exons ATGGGTTCTTGCTCGCCGGATGACCTGGTGATCAAGTCGCCGGCTGATCGGCGGTTGTATCGAGTTCTCCATCTCGCAAATGGCCTCACTGCGCTACTTGTACACGATCCGGAGATCTACCCTGATGGTGACGACTCTGGTGATCGGGATGGAGGCTCTGATGAGGAAATGGTGGAAGGGGATGAGGagtatgatgatgatgatgatgatgatgatgatgatggcggtgatgatgatgatggagaggACTtcgatgaggaggaggaggaggaggagcccCGGGATcccaagaagagaaagaagggcGATTCGCGTACTAAGAAG GCTGCTGCAGCAATGTGTGTTGGAATGGGTAGCTTCTCAGACCCTCCTAAAGCACAAGGCCTTGCCCATTTTTTAG AACACATGCTTTTCATGGGGAGCCTTGGATTTCCTGATGAAAATGAG TATGACAGTTATTTGTCCAAACATGGCGGTTCATCAAATGCTTTCACAGAAACTGAGTTTACCTGCTATTACTTTGAAGTTAACCGTGAATATCTTAAGGGAGCTCTGCAAAG ATTTTCACAGTTCTTCATTTCGCCATTAGTTAAGGTGGAGGCTATGGAACGTGAAGTGCAAGCAGTTGATTCAG AATTTAACCAAGTATTACAAAGTGATAGTTGTCGTCTTCTCCAACTACATTGCCATACGGCTTCTCCAGATCACCCCTTTAATAGATTCTACTGGG GAAATAAGAAAAGCTTGGTTGATGCCATGGAAAGTGGTGTTAACCTGCGGGAAGAAATTTTGCAATTATACAGACAGAATTATCATGGTGGAGTAATGAAGTTAGTGGTGATTGGGGGAG AGTCCCTTGACATCCTACAGGATTGGGTAACAGAGCTTTTCTGTAATGTGAAGTCTGGTCAATCTGTGAGTACCATTTATAGAAATGACTTGCCTACTTGGAAGGCAGGTAAACTTTATCGGTTGGAGGCAGTTAAAGATGTTCATGTTTTGGATTTAACTTGGACTTTACCTTGTCTCCACAAAGAATATCTAAAAAAGCCAGAAGATTACTTGGCACATCTCATGGGACATG AGGGCAAAGGCAGTTTGCTTTATTTTCTGAAAGCTAAAGGATGGGCAACTGCATTGTCAGCTGGAGTTGGTGAGGAAGGAATGCGCCGATCTTCTATAGCGTACATCTTTGTGATGTCTATACATCTCACTGATGCAGGCTTAGATATG CTTTATGAGGTTATTGGAGCTGTTTATCAGTACATTAAGTTACTGCAACAATCTTCTCCACAAGAGTGCATATTTAAGGAGCTCCAGGATATTGCAAATATGGAGTTCAGATACTCTGAGGAGCTTCGGCAAGATGAATATGCCTCAGAACTTGCAG AAAATCtgtttttttattctgaagAACATGTCATCTATGGGGATTATGCTTTTGAACAATGGGCCCCAGAATTGATAGATCATGTTTTGAGCTTTTTCTCTCCAGAAAACATGAGGATTGACGTACTATCAAAATCTTTTGATAAACAATCACAAG TCATTCAGCATGAACCATGGTTTGGATCACAATATATTGAAGAAGATCTTCCAGAATCACTCTTCAAACTTTGGAGCAATCCTCCAAATATAGATCCTTCACTCCATTTGCCTTCAAAAAATGAGTTTATTGCCCGTGACTTTTCTCTTCGCAATgcaaatgcaaataaaaatcttGCTGGTGGAGATCATCCTAAATGCATAATTGACAAACCATTTATAAAACTCTGGTACAAGATTGATACAACTTTCAATGTTCCACGAGCAAATGCATACTTCTTGATAGCGCTGAAGGATGGGTATCACACCTCTAAGAATTCTGTTTTGGCTGAACTGTTTATGAATCTTTTGAAGGATGAGCTGAATGATATTCTCTATCAG GCTGGTGTGGCCAAGCTGGATACATCTTTATCAATTATTGCTGACAAGCTTGAGCTAAAGCTGTATGGTTTCAATGACAAACTATCTATTTTACTATCAAAAATATTGTCTCTGTGTAGATCCTTTTCACCGAAGCCTGATCGTTTTGAG GTTATCAAAGAAGATATGGAGAGAGCTTTCAGAAATACCAATATGAAGCCATTGAGTCATGCTTTGTACTTGAGGCTGCAAATCTTGAGAGAGACCTTCTGGGATATAGATGATAGACTTTCCTGCCTTGCAGGCATATCTCTTCCTGACTTGCTAGCCTTCGTTCCGAACCTTTTATCTCAG TTGCATATTGAAGGCCTCTGCCATGGGAATTTATCAGAAGAGGAAGTCAAAGCTATAGCAGATATCTTTGCGAATGCGTTTCTTGTTCAGCCTTTACCAATGGAATTGAGGCATCAGGGACGGGTTCTTTGCCTCCCATCTGCTGCAAAGCTTATGCGGAATGTACGTGTAAAGAATGAGCTGGAAGTGAATTCTGTCATTgag CTTTATTTTCAAATAGAGCAAGACATAGGAAATGAAGCTACAAGATTAAGAGCTATTACAGATCTTTTCAGCAGTGTTATTGATGAGCCATACTTCAATCAGCTAAG GACAAAGGAGCAACTTGGGTATGTTGTTGAATGTGGTCCAAGAATGACATACCGTGTCTTAGGATTTTGTTTTCGCGTTCAATCATCTGAATATAGCCCTCTATATTTGCACGAAAGGGTATGCCACTTCATCAGTGGGGTGCAAGAGCTACTG GATGGGCTTGACGATGAATCATTTGAGCATCATAGAAGTGGGTTGATAGCGGAGAAACTGGAGAAAGAACCATCACTTGCCTGTGAGACTGGTAACTATTGGACTCAAATTGTCGATAAAAG
- the LOC120265763 gene encoding uncharacterized protein LOC120265763 — translation MAITKTPSSMTTPLLMVFAFILITIMYSIQRASSCDEQSYYPSACDEVTSYLKPCILLDEKSDAGSSPECCEGVEGILEYNYYNTLALREICACIQQDTDLYAVLDKLPEACDNSFDLSYICSRFG, via the exons ATGGCCATAACCAAAACACCATCCTCCATGACCACACCATTGTTAATGGTGTTTGCTTTCATCCTCATCACCATCATGTACTCCATCCAAAGAGCTTCATCTTGTGATGAGCAAAGTTATTATCCATCAGCTTGTGATGAGGTGACTTCTTATCTTAAGCCTTGCATTTTGCTCGATGAAAAATCCGATGCCGGCTCATCGCCGGAGTGTTGCGAAGGTGTTGAAGGGATACTAGAGTACAATTATTACAACACCTTGGCTCTCAGAGAAATATGTGCATGCATTCAACAAGATACTGATCTTTATGCCGTCCTTGATAAGCTCCCTGAAGCATGTGATAATTCGTTCGATTTATCCTATATCTGTAGCAG ATTTGGCTGA
- the LOC120264291 gene encoding uncharacterized protein LOC120264291 isoform X1: MIIKSKHRSTILERKTRAGIFQGLGSVKFGLMASPGSLLEMKLMEVGLLLLRPPSTVEELLSLLDRTETLLSVVEQSPSSTMTTSLFPTVIALVSKEIFIHQDEDIKLGVASCISEITRITSPEVPYDYDLMKEAFQRIVEAFEKLDDMTSQSYPRRVSILETVAKVRSSVVMLDLECDALILEMFRHFLRTIGSNNSENVFFLMENIMTFVLEECEDIPSEFLSCLLTSLKKDSKNILPTSRRLAEKVIANCGAKLKPYLVDTLNSTGVPLSDYCDIVASICQGKSDDFDQDGLEPSNEHLNFGKENNKDLNETLVGSKIKVWWPEDKLFYHGIVEAFEPTTKRHKVVYSDGDVEILLLKNERYELIEEGQDELTRSPNGPSKGWRGKKTKCSESVPRAAKKETLLKRWEKSRSVVEGFNSKNGSYIRKLRGKPKVIYPTCYWSVCFFKQIQCKACKQNSRDQFQSM; this comes from the exons ATGATCATCAAATCCAAGCACCGTTCCACCATTCTCGAGAGAAAAACTAGGGCTG GGATTTTTCAAGGTTTGGGTAGCGTGAAGTTTGGATTGATGGCTTCACCGGGGAGTTTGCTTGAAATGAAGCTTATGGAGGTTGGACTCTTGCTTTTGCGGCCGCCGTCCACGGTGGAGGAACTCCTTTCCCTTCTTGAT CGAACCGAAACTTTGTTGTCTGTAGTGGAGCAATCACCTTCTTCGACAATGACAACTTCACTTTTTCCTACAGTAATAGCACTGGTTTCCAAAGAAATATTCATACATCAAGATGAGGATATTAAACTTGGTGTAGCGTCTTGTATTAGTGAAATCACAAGAATAACATCACCGGAGGTCCCATATGATTATGATTTGATGAAG GAGGCCTTCCAAAGGATTGTTGAAGCCTTTGAAAAGTTGGATGACATGACTAGTCAGTCATACCCAAGGAGAGTTTCAATCCTTGAAACTGTTGCTAAGGTTCGATCCTCTGTTGTGATGTTGGATCTTGAATGTGATGCATTAATTCTAGAGATGTTTCGTCATTTCCTGAGGACCATAGG GTCAAATAATTCAGAAAATGTCTTTTTCTTAATGGAAAATATTATGACATTCGTGTTGGAAGAGTGTGAAGATATCCCCTCCGAGTTTCTCTCATGCCTCTTAACCTCATTAAAGAAAGATAGTAAG AATATTTTACCCACTAGTCGCAGATTAGCAGAGAAAGTTATTGCAAACTGTGGCGCTAAGTTGAAACCATACTTGGTGGATACGTTGAATTCAACTGGTGTTCCTTTATCTGATTACTGTGATATTGTTGCTTCAATCTGCCAAGGAAAGTCTGATGATTTCGATCAAGATGGTTTAGAGCCTTCTAATGAGCATTTG AATTTTGGAAAGGAAAATAACAAGGATCTGAATGAGACACTAGTTGGTTCCAAGATCAAAGTATGGTGGCCAGAGGACAAGTT ATTTTATCATGGTATTGTTGAAGCTTTTGAGCCAACCACAAAGAGGCATAAA GTTGTATACTCAGACGGTGATGTTGAAATATTGCTACTAAAGAATGAGCGATATGAACTAATTGAAGAG GGGCAAGATGAACTTACTCGAAGTCCTAATGGACCTTCAAAAGG GTGGCGAGgcaagaaaacaaaatgttcAGAATCTGTACCTAGAGCGGCAAAGAAAGAAACATTGTTGAAGAGGTGGGAAAAATCTCGGTCAGTTGTCGAAGGTTTTAACAGTAAGAATGGAAGTTATATCAGAAAGCTTAGAGGAAAGCCTAAAGTTATCTACCCAACATGTTATTGGTCTGTGTGCTTCTTCAAGCAAATACAATGCAAAGCCTGCAAACAAAATTCCAGAGATCAATTCCAGAGCATGTAA
- the LOC120264291 gene encoding uncharacterized protein LOC120264291 isoform X2 → MKEAFQRIVEAFEKLDDMTSQSYPRRVSILETVAKVRSSVVMLDLECDALILEMFRHFLRTIGSNNSENVFFLMENIMTFVLEECEDIPSEFLSCLLTSLKKDSKNILPTSRRLAEKVIANCGAKLKPYLVDTLNSTGVPLSDYCDIVASICQGKSDDFDQDGLEPSNEHLNFGKENNKDLNETLVGSKIKVWWPEDKLFYHGIVEAFEPTTKRHKVVYSDGDVEILLLKNERYELIEEGQDELTRSPNGPSKGWRGKKTKCSESVPRAAKKETLLKRWEKSRSVVEGFNSKNGSYIRKLRGKPKVIYPTCYWSVCFFKQIQCKACKQNSRDQFQSM, encoded by the exons ATGAAG GAGGCCTTCCAAAGGATTGTTGAAGCCTTTGAAAAGTTGGATGACATGACTAGTCAGTCATACCCAAGGAGAGTTTCAATCCTTGAAACTGTTGCTAAGGTTCGATCCTCTGTTGTGATGTTGGATCTTGAATGTGATGCATTAATTCTAGAGATGTTTCGTCATTTCCTGAGGACCATAGG GTCAAATAATTCAGAAAATGTCTTTTTCTTAATGGAAAATATTATGACATTCGTGTTGGAAGAGTGTGAAGATATCCCCTCCGAGTTTCTCTCATGCCTCTTAACCTCATTAAAGAAAGATAGTAAG AATATTTTACCCACTAGTCGCAGATTAGCAGAGAAAGTTATTGCAAACTGTGGCGCTAAGTTGAAACCATACTTGGTGGATACGTTGAATTCAACTGGTGTTCCTTTATCTGATTACTGTGATATTGTTGCTTCAATCTGCCAAGGAAAGTCTGATGATTTCGATCAAGATGGTTTAGAGCCTTCTAATGAGCATTTG AATTTTGGAAAGGAAAATAACAAGGATCTGAATGAGACACTAGTTGGTTCCAAGATCAAAGTATGGTGGCCAGAGGACAAGTT ATTTTATCATGGTATTGTTGAAGCTTTTGAGCCAACCACAAAGAGGCATAAA GTTGTATACTCAGACGGTGATGTTGAAATATTGCTACTAAAGAATGAGCGATATGAACTAATTGAAGAG GGGCAAGATGAACTTACTCGAAGTCCTAATGGACCTTCAAAAGG GTGGCGAGgcaagaaaacaaaatgttcAGAATCTGTACCTAGAGCGGCAAAGAAAGAAACATTGTTGAAGAGGTGGGAAAAATCTCGGTCAGTTGTCGAAGGTTTTAACAGTAAGAATGGAAGTTATATCAGAAAGCTTAGAGGAAAGCCTAAAGTTATCTACCCAACATGTTATTGGTCTGTGTGCTTCTTCAAGCAAATACAATGCAAAGCCTGCAAACAAAATTCCAGAGATCAATTCCAGAGCATGTAA
- the LOC120264844 gene encoding nardilysin-like isoform X2 — MLFMGSLGFPDENEYDSYLSKHGGSSNAFTETEFTCYYFEVNREYLKGALQRFSQFFISPLVKVEAMEREVQAVDSEFNQVLQSDSCRLLQLHCHTASPDHPFNRFYWGNKKSLVDAMESGVNLREEILQLYRQNYHGGVMKLVVIGGESLDILQDWVTELFCNVKSGQSVSTIYRNDLPTWKAGKLYRLEAVKDVHVLDLTWTLPCLHKEYLKKPEDYLAHLMGHEGKGSLLYFLKAKGWATALSAGVGEEGMRRSSIAYIFVMSIHLTDAGLDMLYEVIGAVYQYIKLLQQSSPQECIFKELQDIANMEFRYSEELRQDEYASELAENLFFYSEEHVIYGDYAFEQWAPELIDHVLSFFSPENMRIDVLSKSFDKQSQVIQHEPWFGSQYIEEDLPESLFKLWSNPPNIDPSLHLPSKNEFIARDFSLRNANANKNLAGGDHPKCIIDKPFIKLWYKIDTTFNVPRANAYFLIALKDGYHTSKNSVLAELFMNLLKDELNDILYQAGVAKLDTSLSIIADKLELKLYGFNDKLSILLSKILSLCRSFSPKPDRFEVIKEDMERAFRNTNMKPLSHALYLRLQILRETFWDIDDRLSCLAGISLPDLLAFVPNLLSQLHIEGLCHGNLSEEEVKAIADIFANAFLVQPLPMELRHQGRVLCLPSAAKLMRNVRVKNELEVNSVIELYFQIEQDIGNEATRLRAITDLFSSVIDEPYFNQLRTKEQLGYVVECGPRMTYRVLGFCFRVQSSEYSPLYLHERVCHFISGVQELLDGLDDESFEHHRSGLIAEKLEKEPSLACETGNYWTQIVDKRYQFDMLKLEAEEIKTIQKTDVVKWYNTYLRPSSPKCRQLAIHVWGCNTNLEEAQIPANSWQLIEDIASFKSSSEFYPFLC; from the exons ATGCTTTTCATGGGGAGCCTTGGATTTCCTGATGAAAATGAG TATGACAGTTATTTGTCCAAACATGGCGGTTCATCAAATGCTTTCACAGAAACTGAGTTTACCTGCTATTACTTTGAAGTTAACCGTGAATATCTTAAGGGAGCTCTGCAAAG ATTTTCACAGTTCTTCATTTCGCCATTAGTTAAGGTGGAGGCTATGGAACGTGAAGTGCAAGCAGTTGATTCAG AATTTAACCAAGTATTACAAAGTGATAGTTGTCGTCTTCTCCAACTACATTGCCATACGGCTTCTCCAGATCACCCCTTTAATAGATTCTACTGGG GAAATAAGAAAAGCTTGGTTGATGCCATGGAAAGTGGTGTTAACCTGCGGGAAGAAATTTTGCAATTATACAGACAGAATTATCATGGTGGAGTAATGAAGTTAGTGGTGATTGGGGGAG AGTCCCTTGACATCCTACAGGATTGGGTAACAGAGCTTTTCTGTAATGTGAAGTCTGGTCAATCTGTGAGTACCATTTATAGAAATGACTTGCCTACTTGGAAGGCAGGTAAACTTTATCGGTTGGAGGCAGTTAAAGATGTTCATGTTTTGGATTTAACTTGGACTTTACCTTGTCTCCACAAAGAATATCTAAAAAAGCCAGAAGATTACTTGGCACATCTCATGGGACATG AGGGCAAAGGCAGTTTGCTTTATTTTCTGAAAGCTAAAGGATGGGCAACTGCATTGTCAGCTGGAGTTGGTGAGGAAGGAATGCGCCGATCTTCTATAGCGTACATCTTTGTGATGTCTATACATCTCACTGATGCAGGCTTAGATATG CTTTATGAGGTTATTGGAGCTGTTTATCAGTACATTAAGTTACTGCAACAATCTTCTCCACAAGAGTGCATATTTAAGGAGCTCCAGGATATTGCAAATATGGAGTTCAGATACTCTGAGGAGCTTCGGCAAGATGAATATGCCTCAGAACTTGCAG AAAATCtgtttttttattctgaagAACATGTCATCTATGGGGATTATGCTTTTGAACAATGGGCCCCAGAATTGATAGATCATGTTTTGAGCTTTTTCTCTCCAGAAAACATGAGGATTGACGTACTATCAAAATCTTTTGATAAACAATCACAAG TCATTCAGCATGAACCATGGTTTGGATCACAATATATTGAAGAAGATCTTCCAGAATCACTCTTCAAACTTTGGAGCAATCCTCCAAATATAGATCCTTCACTCCATTTGCCTTCAAAAAATGAGTTTATTGCCCGTGACTTTTCTCTTCGCAATgcaaatgcaaataaaaatcttGCTGGTGGAGATCATCCTAAATGCATAATTGACAAACCATTTATAAAACTCTGGTACAAGATTGATACAACTTTCAATGTTCCACGAGCAAATGCATACTTCTTGATAGCGCTGAAGGATGGGTATCACACCTCTAAGAATTCTGTTTTGGCTGAACTGTTTATGAATCTTTTGAAGGATGAGCTGAATGATATTCTCTATCAG GCTGGTGTGGCCAAGCTGGATACATCTTTATCAATTATTGCTGACAAGCTTGAGCTAAAGCTGTATGGTTTCAATGACAAACTATCTATTTTACTATCAAAAATATTGTCTCTGTGTAGATCCTTTTCACCGAAGCCTGATCGTTTTGAG GTTATCAAAGAAGATATGGAGAGAGCTTTCAGAAATACCAATATGAAGCCATTGAGTCATGCTTTGTACTTGAGGCTGCAAATCTTGAGAGAGACCTTCTGGGATATAGATGATAGACTTTCCTGCCTTGCAGGCATATCTCTTCCTGACTTGCTAGCCTTCGTTCCGAACCTTTTATCTCAG TTGCATATTGAAGGCCTCTGCCATGGGAATTTATCAGAAGAGGAAGTCAAAGCTATAGCAGATATCTTTGCGAATGCGTTTCTTGTTCAGCCTTTACCAATGGAATTGAGGCATCAGGGACGGGTTCTTTGCCTCCCATCTGCTGCAAAGCTTATGCGGAATGTACGTGTAAAGAATGAGCTGGAAGTGAATTCTGTCATTgag CTTTATTTTCAAATAGAGCAAGACATAGGAAATGAAGCTACAAGATTAAGAGCTATTACAGATCTTTTCAGCAGTGTTATTGATGAGCCATACTTCAATCAGCTAAG GACAAAGGAGCAACTTGGGTATGTTGTTGAATGTGGTCCAAGAATGACATACCGTGTCTTAGGATTTTGTTTTCGCGTTCAATCATCTGAATATAGCCCTCTATATTTGCACGAAAGGGTATGCCACTTCATCAGTGGGGTGCAAGAGCTACTG GATGGGCTTGACGATGAATCATTTGAGCATCATAGAAGTGGGTTGATAGCGGAGAAACTGGAGAAAGAACCATCACTTGCCTGTGAGACTGGTAACTATTGGACTCAAATTGTCGATAAAAG
- the LOC120264306 gene encoding uncharacterized protein LOC120264306 — translation MGDGRTVMKAMQELEELYGGIPDESVDLTFKDFASMQQAEPEEKKVISMNPKLHQEITQQDQDMKKKKKKNISAESKIPHSTIIFHEQYHLNSVNNINHMMSSAHLREEEEEEEEEEKKQRGGRRKARPGIPHTNLCSLCNRYIHLFRHRCLVCGRVYCRNCVPVGMGSMAEGRKCLDCLGRRFSQKYIQRAGNSGPCWTYPSSVKQQELIWAEKGPRSGKGERR, via the exons ATGGGGGATGGAAGAACGGTGATGAAAGCAATGCAAGAGCTAGAAGAACTCTACGGTGGCATCCCAGATGAGTCAGTTGATCTCACCTTCAAAGACTTTGCAAGCATGCAACAAGCTGAGCCTGAAGAGAAGAAGGTCATCTCCATGAATCCCAAACTTCATCAAGAAATCACCCAACAAGACCAagacatgaagaagaagaagaagaagaatatatcTGCAGAATCAAAGATACCTCACAGTACAATAATATTCCATGAACAATACCACCTCAACAGtgttaataatattaatcacaTGATGAGTTCAGCTCatttgagagaagaagaagaagaagaagaagaagaggagaaaaagcaaagaggaggaagaaggaaGGCAAGGCCAGGAATACCTCATACTAATTTATGCTCCTTGTGTAACAGATATATACACTTGTTTCGCCATCGTTGCTTG GTTTGTGGGAGAGTTTACTGCAGGAACTGTGTACCAGTGGGCATGGGATCAATGGCTGAAGGAAGAAAATGTCTTGATTGTTTGGGAAGAAGATTTAgccaaaa GTACATTCAAAGGGCAGGAAACAGTGGGCCATGCTGGACATATCCAAGTTCAGTGAAGCAGCAGGAGCTCATTTGGGCAGAGAAGGGTCCGAGGAGCGGGAAAGGCGAACGGCGTTGA